The Henckelia pumila isolate YLH828 chromosome 2, ASM3356847v2, whole genome shotgun sequence genome includes a window with the following:
- the LOC140883195 gene encoding uncharacterized protein gives MASGNSGGSIHESSSSGDGGGDEEYDSRATESISNSFLNKNPPINFASLITSGPHPPFLPHQNQSSSYYNINSQNLDLYPPSTPTFQYHDHNIINISSDGMIWGAGSLRSEANSTTDALIRNQSQLANAARPASQPAAEVITKNSKKRTRASRRAPTTVLTTDTSNFRQMVQEFTGIPTAPFPGSPYPRRMNLLSPLRPATHLDGLGPLYSLRPQSQNIVSPFSSSSSIYNATMVDAIVSTTNIVSTGNKTSSTAAVLGDHMSSNINSPLLSDQGLLNLQHHHSSSLHPPSLHGHRFEPINFGNYLGDFRNQEINIASGDLKINDDNNRVWRSGDQSVKNDDGIQEKFMPFGGKI, from the coding sequence ATGGCTTCTGGAAACAGTGGTGGCAGTATTCATGAATCCTCAAGTAGTGGTGATGGAGGAGGTGATGAAGAATACGATTCCCGCGCCACCGAATCCATTTCTAATTCTTTCTTGAACAAAAACCCACCAATTAATTTCGCTTCATTAATAACCTCCGGCCCACACCCACCATTTCTCCCTCACCAAAATCAATCTTCTTCTTACTATAATATTAATTCTCAGAATCTTGATCTCTACCCACCATCAACTCCCACTTTTCAGTATCATGAtcataatattataaatatcagTAGTGATGGTATGATTTGGGGGGCAGGCAGCTTGAGATCTGAAGCCAACAGTACTACTGACGCCTTAATAAGAAACCAGTCACAATTAGCCAACGCTGCGCGGCCAGCTTCGCAACCGGCGGCCGAGGTAATTACCAAGAACTCGAAAAAGAGGACTCGGGCCTCGCGTCGGGCTCCTACTACTGTTCTAACTACCGATACCTCCAACTTTCGGCAAATGGTGCAGGAATTCACCGGGATCCCCACCGCTCCCTTTCCGGGCTCCCCTTATCCTCGTCGAATGAATCTTCTTTCGCCTCTCAGGCCCGCAACTCATTTGGATGGACTCGGCCCTCTTTATTCTCTCAGACCCCAATCACAAAACATCGTATCaccattttcttcttcttcgtcTATATATAATGCCACCATGGTTGATGCTATAGTTTCCACTACTAATATAGTCAGCACTGGTAACAAAACCAGTAGTACTGCTGCTGTTCTTGGTGATCATATGAGTTCGAACATTAATTCTCCATTGCTTTCCGATCAAGGTctgttgaatctgcaacatcaTCATAGTTCAAGCCTGCATCCTCCTTCCCTCCACGGTCATCGATTCGAACCGATCAATTTCGGGAATTATCTTGGGGATTTTCGTAATCAAGAGATTAATATTGCTTCAGGTGATTTGAAGATCAATGATGATAACAACAGAGTATGGAGAAGCGGTGATCAATCTGTGAAGAATGATGATGGGATTCAAGAAAAGTTTATGCCTTTTGGTGGGAAGATTTGA
- the LOC140883196 gene encoding uncharacterized methyltransferase At1g78140, chloroplastic — MGAVGVCNNLSSAALLPSQRRCDSIRLKPFLSIPETLRSLRVSPLKIRASSTSYIEAKPEPVLDETKLNLRDTILSCPICYKPLIWNSQPGLSLESLARCSLQCQKCKKSYSGNESHINLTVTGGGKLYGESMAASTEIFRLPLVSFLYERGWRQSFSFLGGFPGPEKEFELIKTYLKPVLGGNIIDASCGSGMFSRLFSKSGLFSLVVALDFSETMLEQCYEFIKKEENFPDENLILVRADISRLPFASHTVDAVHAGAALHCWPSPSAGVAEISRVLKPGGIFVATTYILDGLLSYAPLRGTLRQTVADVTGSHAFLSEKELEDLCASCGLTGFTCTRNRRFVMISAMKPV; from the exons ATGGGAGCAGTGGGTGTCTGCAACAACCTTTCATCTGCTGCGTTGCTTCCGAGTCAACGCCGGTGCGACTCGATACGGCTGAAGCCATTTCTTTCAATCCCGGAAACCCTTCGCTCCCTTCGTGTTTCTCCGTTGAAAATTCGAGCTTCATCCACTTCCTATATCGAAGCTAAACCC GAGCCTGTTTTGGATGAGACAAAGCTAAACTTGCGCGACACGATTTTATCTTGTCCCATTTGCTACAAGCCATTGATTTGGAACAGCCAACCTGGGTTATCTTT GGAGTCTTTAGCTCGTTGTAGTTTGCAGTGCCAGAAATGCAAGAAGTCGTATTCTGGCAACGAGTCACATATTAACTTGACAGTAACTGGTGGTGGGAAGTTGTATGGTGAATCTATGGCAGCATCTACCGAGATTTTCAG GTTGCCTTTGGTATCATTTCTCTACGAGAGAGGGTGGCGACAAAGTTTCTCTTTTTTGGGAGGTTTTCCAGGCCCAGAAAAGGAG TTTGAATTGATCAAAACTTACCTCAAGCCAGTCTTGGGTGGAAATATCATTGATGCAAGTTGTGGAAGTGGGATGTTTTCTAGACTTTTTTCCAAGAGCGGACTATTTTCCCTTGTTGTTGCCTTGGACTTTTCCGAGACTATGTTAGAACAATGCTATGAATTCATTAAGAAAGAAGAGAACTTTCCTGACGA GAACTTAATCCTTGTTAGAGCTGATATCTCAAGGCTTCCATTTGCTTCCCATACTGTGGATGCTGTGCATGCCGGTGCTGCTTTACACTGCTGGCCTTCACCATCAGCAGGG GTTGCAGAAATAAGTCGCGTGTTAAAACCTGGAGGAATATTTGTCGCGACAACTTACATTCTAGATGGTCTCCTCTCATACGCTCCTCTACGTGGAACTCTACGTCAG ACCGTTGCAGACGTCACAGGCAGTCACGCATTTTTATCAGAGAAAGAACTCGAAGATCTCTGCGCGTCTTGTGGGCTTACCGGTTTTACTTGCACCAGAAACCGAAGATTCGTAATGATCTCAGCAATGAAGCCTGTTTAG
- the LOC140883197 gene encoding annexin Gh1-like, with protein sequence MSTLCVPSQVPPVADDCEQLHKAFSGWGTNEGLIISILGHRNAAQRKQILKVYAETYGEDLLKSLDKELSNDFERVVVLWTLDPPERDAHIANEATKRWTSSNQVLVEIACARSAKELLLVREAYHARFKRSLEEDVAYHTTGDFRKLLVPLVSSYRYCGDEVDLILAKKEAKILHEKISDKACSDDDLIRILATRSKAQINATLNQYKNEFGKDINKDLKADPKDEYLSILRATVKCLVYPEKYFEKVIRLAINRRGTDEGALTRVVVTRAEADMKLIKDEYHRRTSVPLDKAIAKDTRGDYEDMLLALIGHGEA encoded by the exons ATGTCGACCCTCTGTGTACCATCACAAGTTCCCCCTGTAGCCGACGACTGTGAACAACTCCACAAAGCATTTTCAG GATGGGGTACCAACGAGGGGTTGATCATATCCATTTTGGGCCACAGAAATGCCGCACAACGCAAGCAGATTCTAAAAGTTTATGCAGAGACTTATGGAGAAGATTTGCTCAAATCCTTGGATAAAGAACTATCAAATGATTTTGAG AGGGTTGTGGTGCTCTGGACACTGGACCCTCCGGAGCGAGATGCACATATTGCTAATGAGGCTACGAAGAGGTGGACATCGAGCAATCAAGTTCTCGTGGAGATAGCATGCGCAAGATCAGCGAAAGAGCTGCTTCTAGTTAGGGAAGCTTATCATGCTCGTTTTAAAAGGTCACTTGAGGAAGACGTTGCTTATCACACAACTGGAGACTTCCGAAag CTTTTGGTCCCCTTAGTGAGCTCCTATCGCTATTGTGGAGATGAAGTGGACTTGATTCTAGCAAAAAAAGAAGCTAAAATTCTACACGAGAAAATCTCAGACAAGGCTTGCAGTGATGATGATCTCATCAGGATATTGGCCACAAGGAGCAAAGCACAAATCAATGCAACGCTTAATCAGTACAAAAATGAATTTGGCAAAGATATAAACAAG GATTTGAAAGCTGATCCTAAAGACGAGTACCTCTCCATTCTGAGAGCCACGGTGAAGTGTCTGGTTTACCCGGAGAAGTATTTTGAAAAGGTTATCCGGCTCGCAATAAATAGGCGTGGGACGGACGAAGGAGCCTTAACCAGAGTGGTTGTCACCAGGGCTGAAGCTGACATGAAACTTATCAAAGACGAGTATCACAGAAGAACTAGCGTTCCCCTGGATAAAGCCATTGCTAAGGATACCAGAGGAGACTACGAGGATATGCTTCTGGCCCTCATCGGACATGGGGAAGCTTGA